A region of Planktothrix tepida PCC 9214 DNA encodes the following proteins:
- a CDS encoding glycosyltransferase family 4 protein — MNQRLEVLLVSTPVGPLGSGLGGGVELTVLNLAIVLRQRGHKVTIAAPETSQLESFSIVEIPGELQTLAQTQNRHDPVILPDNSVLTNLWNYAQQVADQYDIILNFAYDWLPLFLTPFFKGKLIHLVSMGSLSDVMDQAVHQAIQQCPGSIAFHTHSQAETFGLKEGYFCLSNAIDLSQYQFCAEPKNQLAWVGRISPEKGLEDAVAASQKTGIPLMIMGKIQDEAYWQTIVQNYSDAPIQYLGFLSTEKLQEQVRQCRALVMTHRWIEAFGNVAIEALACGVPVISYSRGGPTEIIRDSVTGWLVEPDNINELVQAIQKLDQIDRFVCRQQAETEYSLDALGDRIEHWLFQVISS; from the coding sequence TCAACTCCCGTTGGGCCGTTGGGATCTGGATTGGGCGGGGGTGTAGAATTAACAGTCTTAAATCTAGCAATAGTTCTGCGCCAACGAGGTCATAAAGTTACGATTGCAGCCCCGGAAACGTCTCAATTAGAGTCTTTTTCAATAGTAGAAATTCCAGGGGAATTACAAACTTTAGCCCAAACCCAAAACCGTCATGATCCGGTGATTTTGCCTGATAATTCCGTGTTAACGAATTTGTGGAATTATGCTCAACAAGTTGCTGATCAATATGATATTATTTTGAACTTTGCTTATGATTGGTTGCCTTTATTTTTAACGCCTTTTTTTAAAGGTAAATTAATCCATTTAGTCAGTATGGGTTCCTTAAGCGATGTCATGGATCAAGCTGTTCATCAAGCCATTCAACAGTGTCCGGGTTCCATTGCTTTTCATACCCATAGTCAAGCAGAAACTTTTGGGTTAAAAGAGGGTTATTTTTGTTTAAGTAATGCGATTGATTTATCTCAATATCAGTTTTGTGCAGAACCCAAAAATCAATTAGCTTGGGTCGGTAGAATTTCTCCCGAAAAAGGTTTAGAAGATGCAGTTGCTGCTTCCCAAAAAACGGGAATTCCATTAATGATTATGGGTAAAATTCAAGATGAAGCTTACTGGCAAACCATTGTTCAAAATTATTCCGATGCTCCGATTCAATACTTAGGGTTTTTATCAACGGAAAAACTTCAAGAACAAGTTCGTCAATGTCGCGCTTTAGTGATGACCCATCGCTGGATAGAAGCTTTTGGAAATGTGGCGATCGAAGCCTTAGCTTGTGGCGTTCCTGTAATTTCCTATAGCCGAGGAGGGCCAACAGAAATTATTCGAGATAGCGTAACAGGTTGGTTAGTGGAACCGGATAATATTAATGAGTTAGTTCAGGCTATTCAAAAGTTAGATCAAATTGACCGTTTTGTCTGTCGTCAACAGGCGGAAACAGAATATTCTTTAGATGCTTTAGGCGATCGCATTGAACACTGGTTATTTCAGGTTATTTCATCGTAA
- a CDS encoding S66 peptidase family protein, whose translation MTNFPGLKPGDKLRVIAPSGALREWEPFEKGVEIWRSHGYKIEFTPGFDQSWGYLAGNDENRRQQLLEALTDETCRGILCARGGFGSTRLLEGWNWDNFAKIATIPKFLIGFSDITGLLWAFSHHSHIIGIHGPVLTTLATEPDWSIQRLFEGVETGYFEVLQGESWIKGYASGRLFPANLTVATHLLGTTYQPDLTNTIIALEDVNEEPYRLDRMLTHWRMVGAFKGVQGIALGRFSRCEAKGNPNSFTIEEVLRDRLGDLGIPIVSNLPFGHEGSNAILPVGRMAHLDGEQGTLSFS comes from the coding sequence ATGACCAATTTTCCAGGATTAAAACCGGGCGATAAATTACGAGTAATTGCGCCCAGTGGCGCGTTAAGAGAATGGGAACCTTTTGAAAAAGGAGTTGAAATTTGGCGATCGCACGGTTATAAAATCGAATTTACACCGGGTTTTGATCAATCCTGGGGATATTTAGCCGGAAACGATGAAAACCGACGACAACAACTTTTAGAAGCCTTAACAGATGAAACTTGTCGGGGTATTTTGTGCGCTAGAGGAGGGTTTGGATCAACTCGATTATTAGAAGGATGGAATTGGGATAATTTTGCTAAAATTGCGACTATTCCTAAATTTTTAATTGGGTTTTCTGATATCACAGGATTATTATGGGCATTTTCCCATCATTCACACATTATCGGCATTCATGGCCCTGTTTTAACAACCTTAGCCACTGAACCAGATTGGTCAATTCAACGTTTATTTGAAGGTGTTGAAACGGGATATTTTGAAGTGTTACAAGGGGAAAGTTGGATCAAAGGTTATGCTTCTGGTCGATTATTTCCTGCTAATTTAACGGTTGCGACTCATTTATTAGGAACAACTTATCAACCGGATTTAACCAATACCATTATCGCCTTAGAAGATGTTAATGAAGAACCCTATCGTTTAGATCGAATGTTAACTCACTGGCGGATGGTGGGTGCATTTAAAGGGGTTCAAGGAATTGCGTTAGGACGATTTAGTCGTTGTGAAGCTAAAGGAAATCCTAATAGTTTTACCATAGAAGAGGTATTACGCGATCGCTTAGGCGATTTAGGAATTCCAATTGTGTCTAATTTACCCTTCGGTCATGAAGGATCGAATGCTATTTTACCCGTTGGTCGGATGGCTCATCTGGATGGAGAACAAGGAACCTTAAGTTTTTCCTAA
- a CDS encoding PRC-barrel domain-containing protein, producing the protein MAFLRIEDFDPHYKDAFDGEEIIGLDVYSDVQEEKIGSISDILVDESGHFRYFIVDLGFWIFGKTILLPVGHSRIDYKSQRVYTNGLTKEQATHLPSYQHLETKGYDYEEQVRKTYRLPYMGEVPIRSDQEYIMPNTSEIQSAPVLDWKTINPDHYSYDLEPNLYRLNERDHQQLKRYEERLIANNSLKKSHSIIR; encoded by the coding sequence ATGGCTTTCCTACGAATTGAAGATTTTGATCCCCATTACAAAGATGCGTTTGATGGAGAAGAAATCATTGGCTTAGATGTATATTCTGATGTCCAAGAAGAAAAAATTGGCAGTATTAGCGATATTTTAGTCGATGAATCCGGTCATTTTCGGTATTTTATCGTTGATTTAGGCTTCTGGATTTTTGGCAAAACAATTTTACTTCCGGTCGGTCATTCCCGAATTGATTATAAATCTCAACGGGTTTATACTAATGGATTAACCAAAGAACAAGCAACCCATCTTCCTTCTTATCAGCACTTAGAAACGAAAGGATACGATTACGAAGAACAAGTCAGAAAAACCTATCGTCTCCCTTATATGGGTGAAGTTCCCATTCGCAGTGATCAGGAATATATAATGCCCAATACGAGCGAAATTCAGTCCGCGCCTGTGTTAGATTGGAAAACCATCAATCCTGACCATTATAGTTATGATCTTGAACCGAATTTATATCGATTAAATGAACGGGATCATCAACAATTAAAACGATATGAAGAACGGTTAATTGCCAATAATTCCCTCAAAAAATCCCATTCTATAATTCGTTAG
- a CDS encoding glycosyltransferase family 39 protein, translating into MKLQIDPKLTLSSNGKNTQQLLFKQIPILLILLLATGLRLYQLSTESVWIDEMLSIRDAKSFEFTLPYVRPFYYILLKAWMQFGDSDAWLRGLSIIFGLGSIYFTYWLGCRIVGKSTGLIAAFMASVSPLFINHAQEIRMYTVITFLSVAGTLALSYFLERPSYKALAGWTIARTFLILTNANNILILVADIVLLGWKFRKQRQVLLAAAGGLSIIGLFFLPIFWALTIGGGANEFMEKQVADYSKPGVTQIIGMLTQFTVYWPLRNLLESNQIILNKNQLTDATLLNQLLSVKTFSILFYAGFTAILIVLLVISLLNIFSKHPSERLIWLATWAIIPASLMLFLSYYKNSIWFTRYLLFVAPYFLILIAAGFVVIWNWKKPLAIAIAIAYCIGVTGSLFDYYTKLYRNDWQGATQYIYQNQQPNDLIVMHSTPDFFPLSLPRYYPEPNKVHLLNHPGSQDKLTPDYIKQQFDRTLPLKSNLWFVCWLFCNETEGMNRVFTTVAGQQFKVEQEKTFSSLEFQPIQVFKVTPAVPTTKSTTPE; encoded by the coding sequence GTGAAATTGCAGATTGATCCTAAGTTAACATTGTCTTCTAATGGTAAAAATACTCAACAACTTTTATTTAAACAGATACCGATTCTATTGATTCTGTTACTGGCTACAGGACTGCGGTTATATCAACTCAGTACCGAAAGCGTGTGGATTGATGAAATGCTTAGTATTCGTGATGCTAAATCATTTGAGTTTACTCTCCCTTACGTCCGCCCCTTCTACTACATACTCCTGAAAGCCTGGATGCAGTTTGGCGATAGCGATGCTTGGTTAAGAGGATTATCGATTATTTTTGGTTTAGGGAGTATTTACTTTACTTATTGGTTGGGATGTCGCATTGTCGGAAAGTCTACCGGATTAATTGCCGCATTTATGGCCAGTGTTTCTCCTCTATTTATTAATCACGCTCAAGAAATTCGGATGTACACCGTGATTACCTTCTTGAGTGTAGCGGGAACATTAGCCCTCAGTTACTTTTTAGAACGACCTTCCTATAAAGCTTTAGCGGGTTGGACAATAGCACGAACATTCTTAATTTTAACGAATGCTAATAATATTTTAATTTTGGTGGCCGATATAGTTTTATTGGGTTGGAAATTCCGCAAACAGCGTCAAGTATTACTGGCTGCTGCTGGAGGTTTATCAATTATCGGTTTATTTTTCCTTCCCATCTTCTGGGCACTTACCATAGGAGGTGGAGCAAATGAGTTTATGGAGAAGCAAGTTGCTGACTATTCTAAACCTGGAGTGACTCAAATTATTGGGATGTTAACCCAATTTACCGTATACTGGCCTTTGAGAAATCTACTTGAATCTAATCAAATTATTCTAAATAAAAATCAGTTAACAGATGCTACATTGTTAAATCAATTATTGAGTGTAAAAACTTTTTCTATTTTATTCTATGCTGGTTTTACTGCGATTTTGATTGTTTTATTAGTTATTTCCCTATTAAATATTTTTAGTAAACATCCTTCAGAACGGTTGATTTGGTTGGCAACTTGGGCGATTATTCCAGCTAGTTTAATGTTGTTTTTATCTTATTATAAAAATTCCATCTGGTTTACTCGTTATCTTTTGTTTGTTGCTCCTTATTTTCTCATTCTTATAGCAGCAGGATTTGTTGTCATTTGGAATTGGAAAAAACCGTTAGCGATCGCCATAGCCATTGCTTACTGTATTGGCGTTACAGGCAGCCTTTTCGATTACTACACGAAATTATATCGAAATGATTGGCAAGGAGCCACCCAATATATTTACCAAAATCAGCAACCTAATGATTTGATAGTCATGCACTCTACTCCAGACTTTTTCCCTCTATCTCTGCCTCGCTATTATCCCGAACCTAATAAAGTTCATTTACTGAATCATCCGGGTTCTCAGGACAAGTTAACCCCAGATTATATTAAACAACAGTTCGATAGAACCTTACCTTTAAAATCGAATCTTTGGTTTGTTTGCTGGCTATTTTGCAACGAAACCGAGGGGATGAATCGAGTATTTACCACAGTAGCTGGACAACAATTTAAAGTTGAACAGGAAAAAACATTTAGTAGCCTTGAATTTCAGCCTATTCAAGTATTTAAGGTAACTCCGGCTGTACCGACAACAAAATCTACCACCCCTGAGTAA
- a CDS encoding glycosyltransferase family 2 protein, whose product MDISQPPILKTPEPQKHYGDLILGSHSLAVSIVVPIYNEVESLPRLIAAIDSNMTSLGLNYELVCVDDGSTDGSTELLKQEATTNPHLKAIILRRNYGQTAAMAAGFKYSQGQVIITIDGDLQNDPQDIPLLLTELGKGFDVVSGWRKNRQDAKITRLLPSRIANWLISKMTGVQLHDYGCSLKAYRTEVIADMKLYGELHRFLPALAFIEGARITEIPVNHHARRFGQSKYGLDRTFRVVMDLLTISFIKKFLTRPMHVFGLLGMLAFAFGIIVGIYLTFIRLVLGEGIADRPLLTFAVLLTLTGIQLFCFGLLAELLMRTYHESQDRPIYRVREVIESEGNENSTRTR is encoded by the coding sequence ATGGATATTTCACAACCCCCAATTTTAAAAACGCCAGAACCTCAGAAACATTATGGAGATTTAATTTTGGGTTCTCACTCCTTAGCTGTTTCTATCGTTGTACCTATCTATAACGAAGTCGAAAGTTTACCCCGATTGATAGCAGCGATTGATAGTAATATGACTTCTTTGGGTTTAAATTATGAATTGGTTTGTGTTGATGATGGGTCAACCGATGGTTCCACGGAACTCCTGAAACAGGAAGCCACAACCAATCCTCATCTCAAAGCCATTATTCTCCGCCGCAATTATGGCCAAACCGCAGCAATGGCGGCGGGATTTAAGTATTCTCAAGGTCAGGTGATTATTACAATTGATGGTGATTTACAAAATGATCCCCAAGATATTCCTCTACTTCTGACAGAGTTGGGTAAGGGTTTTGATGTCGTCAGTGGTTGGCGTAAAAATCGACAAGATGCCAAAATCACTCGTTTACTTCCCTCTCGCATTGCGAACTGGCTGATTAGTAAGATGACTGGGGTACAACTACATGACTATGGTTGTTCTCTTAAGGCTTACCGCACTGAGGTAATCGCCGATATGAAACTTTATGGAGAACTCCACCGATTCTTACCCGCTTTAGCCTTTATTGAAGGCGCGAGAATTACTGAAATTCCGGTTAACCATCATGCTCGTCGTTTTGGTCAGAGTAAATATGGTTTAGATCGTACCTTCCGGGTGGTGATGGATTTATTAACAATTTCCTTTATCAAAAAATTCCTGACTCGACCTATGCACGTTTTTGGTTTATTAGGAATGTTGGCTTTTGCCTTTGGAATTATTGTTGGTATTTATTTGACCTTTATTCGACTGGTTTTGGGCGAAGGAATTGCTGATCGTCCTTTACTCACCTTTGCAGTATTACTGACCCTTACCGGAATTCAACTGTTTTGTTTTGGTTTATTAGCTGAACTGTTAATGCGAACCTATCATGAGTCTCAAGATCGACCTATCTATCGAGTCCGTGAAGTGATTGAATCCGAAGGTAACGAGAATAGCACCAGAACCCGTTAA